The Mariprofundus ferrinatatus DNA window ATGTGCCCATATGTTCATTGGGGTTCTGCGTCGCGATCACGAAAAATGGTTGCGGAAGTCTCCGTGTCTCCCGCTCGATCGTCACCTGCCCTTCGGCCATCGCTTCGAGCAGTGCAGACTGGGCCTTGGGCGTGGCACGGTTGATCTCGTCGGCCAGCACGATGTGGTGAAATACCGCCCCCGGATGAAAATCGAACTGCTGCTTGGCCGGATCGAATATCTCCACGCCGACGATGTCGGCCGGCAGCAGGTCGGCGGTAAACTGGATGCGGCCGAAATCGCTGTCGAGGCTGTTGGCAAGCGCATGTGCCAGCGTGGTTTTACCCACACCCGGCACATCCTCGATCAGCAGGTGGCCGCCAGAGAGCAGCGTGATCAGCAGCTGACGGATAACACCATCCTTGCCTGCCAGAATAGAAGCAAGCTGCGCCTGCAGCACCGCTATGGTTTCAAAACTGCTATTCAATGTATTGCCCCCCTTTCTGCTTCGATCACCTCCATCTGAGCATCGGAGAAGCCAAAATAGTGGCCGATCTCATGGATAAGCACATCATAGATACAGGACTCGACACTCAACCCTGAATCCCTCTGCATAGCCAGAATAGGCAAGCGGTAGAGGTGAATCATATCGGGCAGCATGCCGGAATCGACCGCTTCTCTCTCGGTAATCGGATGCCCCTCATAGAGGCCAAGCAGATCATAGGGTGAGTCTGCATGCATCTCTTTCAGTACCCTGCTGCTGGCAAAATCGTCCACCACAATCACCACATTCTCCATCGCCTTGCGGAACCTGGCCGGCAACTGGTTGAGCAACTTTTCGGCAGCGGCCTGAAACTGTTCAGCATCCATTCTGTAACTCTAGCAGAAAAGCAGCCGCTCATGTTGCATGAGCTCGGAGACGGCATCCCTGAATGAGGGATACTTCAGGTTGGGCAGCAGTTCCCGGTGCAGAAGCCGGTTACTGATGCGCTTGTTATCGCGGAAGAATTCCAGCGCCATCGGAGTCAACTCCCGCTCCCCCCTCTCCGGACTCAATATCTCGGGAGCCGGCGCCCCGATCAGGCTGGCCAGCTGCGTGACATATTCACTGTGCGGCAGCGGCTCATCGTCGGCCAGGTTGACGATACGCCCCATCACGGGCGCATGCATCGCAGCCATGAGTGCCGCCACGATATCATCGACATGAATGCGGTTGGACCAGTGCGCCGGTTGCCAGGCCACCGCCTTGTAACCGCCCTCTTTGAGCCACCCCAGTATGTTACGCTCAGGCCCGTAGATGCCGGCAAGCCGGAACACCTCGGCCGGAAGTCCGGATTCAAGCCAGCACTGCTCCGCCTTTAAGCGTTCACCGCCACGTGCACTGCTGGGATGACATGGATAGGCCTCATCCACCCAGGCACCTCCTGCATCGCCGTAGACGCCCGTGGTGGAAAGGTATCCCGCCCACTTGGTGTTAGTGAGCCCGGGTGCAAGCTGCGTCAGCCAATTCAACTGAGATGCGTACAGCCCGCCCTCGCTGCGGGTTAGCGGTATCGAGTCGACAACCGCATCAACCTCGGCCAGCAGTGTTGCCGCCAGATCGGCAGGAGAAGGTACAATGACAGCTTCTATGCCGATTCCTGCCAGCGCATCTGCACGATGCTTGTTTCGGGTCGTGGCGATCACCCGCATGCCTTCAGCGGCAGCTGCTACGGCCAGCTTTTCGCCGACATATCCGCAGCCAAGAATCAGCAGGGTCTCCATTTTCAACGGGAGCTCCTGCCACAGCAGCTTTCAAGCATTTTGCATAACCGGTGAATTGTCTG harbors:
- a CDS encoding AAA family ATPase, with translation MNSSFETIAVLQAQLASILAGKDGVIRQLLITLLSGGHLLIEDVPGVGKTTLAHALANSLDSDFGRIQFTADLLPADIVGVEIFDPAKQQFDFHPGAVFHHIVLADEINRATPKAQSALLEAMAEGQVTIERETRRLPQPFFVIATQNPNEHMGTFPLPESQLDRFFMRISIGYPDSEAERKVLLGEAGQVRLHTLQPVANWHDILAARQSIAELDVSEALLDYLLKLLEESRSGEWLKQGISPRAGHDLMRAARAEAWLAGQSYVTAADLQSVWLSCLAHRVLAAGDSVEALAALLESVPVPA
- a CDS encoding metallopeptidase family protein; its protein translation is MDAEQFQAAAEKLLNQLPARFRKAMENVVIVVDDFASSRVLKEMHADSPYDLLGLYEGHPITEREAVDSGMLPDMIHLYRLPILAMQRDSGLSVESCIYDVLIHEIGHYFGFSDAQMEVIEAERGAIH
- a CDS encoding SDR family oxidoreductase — encoded protein: METLLILGCGYVGEKLAVAAAAEGMRVIATTRNKHRADALAGIGIEAVIVPSPADLAATLLAEVDAVVDSIPLTRSEGGLYASQLNWLTQLAPGLTNTKWAGYLSTTGVYGDAGGAWVDEAYPCHPSSARGGERLKAEQCWLESGLPAEVFRLAGIYGPERNILGWLKEGGYKAVAWQPAHWSNRIHVDDIVAALMAAMHAPVMGRIVNLADDEPLPHSEYVTQLASLIGAPAPEILSPERGERELTPMALEFFRDNKRISNRLLHRELLPNLKYPSFRDAVSELMQHERLLFC